The following are encoded in a window of Penaeus vannamei isolate JL-2024 chromosome 35, ASM4276789v1, whole genome shotgun sequence genomic DNA:
- the LOC138859361 gene encoding uncharacterized PPE family protein PPE24-like, with amino-acid sequence MGTASPRHIVTLIIRTTRTPIITIPEVTIPGVTIPEVTVPGVTIPGVTISEVTIPGVTIAGVIVPGVTIPEVTIPEVTIPGVTIAGVTISEVTICEVTIPGVTIPEVTIPEVTIPGVTICEVTICEVTIPGVTIPEVTIPEVTIPGVTICEVTIPGVTIPEVTIPEVTIPGVTIAGVTICEVTIPGVTIPEVTIPEVTIPGVTIPEVTIPEVTIPEVTIPEVTICEVTIPQVTIPQVTITEVTIPQATIPEVTIPEVTICEVTIPQVTIPQVTITEVTIPEVTIPEVTICEVTIPQVTIPQVTITEVTIPQVTISQVTIPQVTIPQVTIPEVTIPEVTIPEVTIPSQSLKSQSLKSQSLKSQSLKSQSLKSQSLKSQSLKSQSLKSQSLKSQSLNHNPSSHNPSSHNPSSHNPSSHNPSSHNPSSHNPSSHNPSSHNPSSHNPSSHNP; translated from the exons ATGGGAACAGCATCACCGAGACACATAGTCACCTTGATAATTAGGACGACGAGAACTCCCATTATCACAATCCCTGAAGTCACGATCCCTGGAGTTACGATTCCTGAGGTCACAGTCCCTGGAGTTACGATTCCTGGAGTTACGATCTCTGAAGTCACAATTCCTGGAGTCACAATCGCTGGAGTCATAGTCCCTGGAGTTACAATCCCTGAAGTCACAATCCCTGAAGTCACGATCCCTGGAGTCACAATCGCTGGAGTCACAATCTCTGAAGTCACAATCTGTGAAGTCACAATCCCTGGAGTCACAATCCCTGAAGTCACAATCCCTGAAGTCACGATCCCTGGAGTCACAATCTGTGAAGTCACAATCTGTGAAGTCACAATCCCTGGAGTCACAATCCCTGAAGTCACAATCCCTGAAGTCACGATCCCTGGAGTCACAATCTGTGAAGTCACAATCCCTGGAGTCACGATCCCTGAAGTCACAATCCCTGAAGTCACGATCCCTGGAGTCACAATCGCTGGAGTCACAATCTGTGAAGTCACAATCCCTGGAGTCACGATCCCTGAAGTCACAATCCCTGAAGTCACGATCCCTGGAGTCACAATCCCTGAAGTCACAATCCCTGAAGTCACAATCCCTGAAGTCACGATCCCTGAAGTCACAATCTGtgaagtcacaatccctcaagtcacaatccctcaagtcacaatcactgaagtcacaatccctcaagcCACAATCCCTGAAGTCACGATCCCTGAAGTCACAATCTGtgaagtcacaatccctcaagtcacaatccctcaagtcacaatcaCTGAAGTCACAATCCCTGAAGTCACGATCCCTGAAGTCACAATCTGtgaagtcacaatccctcaagtcacaatccctcaagtcacaatcaCTGAAGTCACGATCCCTCAAGTCACGATCtctcaagtcacaatccctcaagtcacaatccctcaagtcacaatccctgaagtcacaatccctgaagtcacaatccctgaagtcacaatccct tcacaatccctcaagtcacaatccctcaagtcacaatccctcaagtcacaatccctcaagtcacaatcctTGAAGTCACAATCCTtgaagtcacaatccctcaagtcacaatccctcaagtcacaatccctcaagtcacaatccctcaa TCACAATCCCTCTAGTCACAATCCCTCTAGTCACAATCCCTCTAGTCACAATCCCTctagtcacaatccctcaagtcacaatccctcaagtcacaatccctcaagtcacaatccctcaagtcacaatccctcaagtcacaatccctcaagtcacaatccctgA
- the LOC138859362 gene encoding quinolone resistance pentapeptide repeat protein QnrB96-like has product MTGGSALHQAVELVRKWSALRGIRRRELEFEDPDCDFRDRDLRDCDFRDCDFRDCDFRDCDVRDCDYRDCDYRDCDYRDCDFRDCDFRDCDFRDCDLRDCDFSDCDLRDCDFRDCDSRDCDFRDCGFRNYCDLRDCDFRVCDLRDCDLRDCDFRVCDLRDYCDLRDRDLRDCDLRDCDFRVCDLRDCDLRDRDFRDRDFSDCDFRVCDLRDCGFRDCDLRDCGLRDWIVTPGIVTSGIRDCDLRDCDLRDCDLRDCDLRDCDFKDCDFRDCDSRDSDFRDCDLRDCDLRDCDLRDCDLRDCNLRDCD; this is encoded by the exons ATGACGGGAGGGTCGGCGCTTCACCAGGCCGTTGAGCTGGTCCGGAAATGGTCAGCACTTCGCGGCATTCGGAGACGTGAATTGGAATTTGAGGATCC ggattgtgacttcagggatcgtgacttgagggattgtgacttcaGGGATTGTGACTTCAGGGATTGTGACTTCAGGGATTGTGACGTCAGGGATTGTGATTATAGGGATTGTGATTATAGGGATTGTGATTATAGGGATTGTGACTTCAGGGATTGTGACTTCAGGGATTGTGACTTcagggattgtgacttgagggattgtgacttcagtgattgtgacttgagggattgtgacttcaGGGATTGTGACTCCAGGGATTGTGACTTCAGGGATTGTGGCTTCAGGaatt attgtgacttgagggattgtgatTTCAGGGtttgtgacttgagggattgtgatTTGAGGGATTGTGATTTCAGGGtttgtgacttgagggatt attgtgacttgagggatcgtgacttgagggattgtgacttgagggattgtgatTTCAGGGtttgtgacttgagggattgtgacttgagggatcGTGACTTCAGGGATCGTGACTTCAGTGATTGTGACTTCAGGGtttgtgacttgagggattgtggcttcagggattgtgacttgagggattgtggcttgagggatt GGATTGTGACTCCAGGGATTGTGACTTCAGGGATc agggattgtgacttgagggattgtgacttgagggattgtgacttgagggattgtgacttgagggattgtgacttcaAGGATTGTGACTTCAGGGATTGTGACTCCAGGGATAGTGACTTcagggattgtgacttgagggattgtgacttgagggattgtgacttgagggattgtgacttgagggattgtaacttgagggattgtgactag